A single genomic interval of Lathyrus oleraceus cultivar Zhongwan6 chromosome 7, CAAS_Psat_ZW6_1.0, whole genome shotgun sequence harbors:
- the LOC127101178 gene encoding uncharacterized protein LOC127101178 isoform X1, producing the protein MEESHHRHQDCNTPNSAGAQSPPTTGTCCKCGGPTTFAPPPVSPAFSEISPPPTYRPIRAPAIPPDPHSQRAIILSPVPQAQHVPVASPPYQFQIPIKRIQSPDDIRRLQGSESGQNFVGFVVALSESIRGRKISDPCHQSETINTIVSILETLTQWIEEIPPAQQAARYGNIAYRTWHERLVNSGESLMFQFLPKDLQPATVELVPYFSDSFGNSSRIDYGTGHETNFAAWLYCLARLGVIREEDYPAIVSRVFVRYLDLMRKLQLVYCLEPAGSHGVWGLDDYHFLPFIFGSSQLVDHKYMKPKSIHNRDILDNFSNEYLYLAGISFIMKVKKGHFAEHSPMLDDISGVPNWKKVNSGLLKMYKAEVLEKVPIMQHFLFGSLIKWE; encoded by the coding sequence ATGGAAGAATCACACCATCGCCACCAAGACTGTAACACTCCAAACTCCGCCGGAGCACAATCACCACCCACCACTGGAACCTGCTGCAAGTGCGGTGGTCCCACAACTTTCGCACCACCGCCGGTCTCACCTGCCTTCTCAGAAATATCTCCACCGCCAACTTACCGTCCCATCCGCGCTCCGGCCATCCCACCGGACCCACACTCACAGCGTGCAATCATCCTTTCTCCGGTTCCACAAGCCCAACACGTCCCCGTAGCTTCGCCACCTTACCAATTTCAAATCCCGATCAAACGTATCCAATCCCCCGACGATATTCGCCGACTTCAAGGCTCCGAGTCCGGCCAAAACTTCGTCGGATTCGTCGTTGCGCTTTCCGAATCCATCCGCGGTCGTAAAATCTCCGATCCTTGTCACCAATCTGAAACCATCAACACCATTGTCTCCATTCTCGAAACCCTAACTCAATGGATCGAGGAAATTCCACCGGCTCAACAAGCTGCACGTTACGGAAACATTGCTTACCGAACCTGGCACGAACGTCTTGTCAATTCCGGTGAATCCCTCATGTTTCAGTTCCTCCCGAAGGATCTCCAACCGGCCACGGTTGAACTTGTTCCATATTTTTCGGATAGCTTTGGGAACTCAAGCCGAATCGATTATGGTACCGGACACGAAACTAATTTTGCGGCATGGCTGTATTGCTTGGCGAGGTTGGGGGTGATCAGAGAAGAGGACTATCCTGCTATAGTAAGCAGAGTGTTTGTGAGGTATCTTGATTTGATGAGAAAGTTGCAATTGGTTTATTGTTTGGAACCTGCAGGGTCACATGGTGTTTGGGGGCTTGATGATTATCACTTTTTGCCCTTTATATTTGGTTCTTCACAGTTGGTTGATCATAAGTATATGAAGCCGAAATCGATTCATAATAGGGATATATTGGATAATTTCTCAAATGAGTATCTTTATCTTGCTGGTATTAGTTTTATTATGAAGGTGAAGAAGGGTCATTTTGCTGAGCATTCACCTATGTTGGATGATATTAGTGGGGTGCCTAATTGGAAGAAGGTTAATAGTGGTTTGCTTAAGATGTATAAAGCTGAAGTCTTGGAGAAGGTTCCCATTATGCAGCATTTTCTTTTTGGATCCCTTATTAAGTG
- the LOC127101178 gene encoding uncharacterized protein LOC127101178 isoform X2, protein MEESHHRHQDCNTPNSAGAQSPPTTGTCCKCGGPTTFAPPPVSPAFSEISPPPTYRPIRAPAIPPDPHSQRAIILSPVPQAQHVPVASPPYQFQIPIKRIQSPDDIRRLQGSESGQNFVGFVVALSESIRGRKISDPCHQSETINTIVSILETLTQWIEEIPPAQQAARYGNIAYRTWHERLVNSGESLMFQFLPKDLQPATVELVPYFSDSFGNSSRIDYGTGHETNFAAWLYCLARLGVIREEDYPAIVSRVFVRYLDLMRKLQLVYCLEPAGSHGVWGLDDYHFLPFIFGSSQLVDHKYMKPKSIHNRDILDNFSNEYLYLAGISFIMKVKKGHFAEHSPMLDDISGVPNWKKVNSGLLKMYKAEVLEKVPIMQHFLFGSLIK, encoded by the coding sequence ATGGAAGAATCACACCATCGCCACCAAGACTGTAACACTCCAAACTCCGCCGGAGCACAATCACCACCCACCACTGGAACCTGCTGCAAGTGCGGTGGTCCCACAACTTTCGCACCACCGCCGGTCTCACCTGCCTTCTCAGAAATATCTCCACCGCCAACTTACCGTCCCATCCGCGCTCCGGCCATCCCACCGGACCCACACTCACAGCGTGCAATCATCCTTTCTCCGGTTCCACAAGCCCAACACGTCCCCGTAGCTTCGCCACCTTACCAATTTCAAATCCCGATCAAACGTATCCAATCCCCCGACGATATTCGCCGACTTCAAGGCTCCGAGTCCGGCCAAAACTTCGTCGGATTCGTCGTTGCGCTTTCCGAATCCATCCGCGGTCGTAAAATCTCCGATCCTTGTCACCAATCTGAAACCATCAACACCATTGTCTCCATTCTCGAAACCCTAACTCAATGGATCGAGGAAATTCCACCGGCTCAACAAGCTGCACGTTACGGAAACATTGCTTACCGAACCTGGCACGAACGTCTTGTCAATTCCGGTGAATCCCTCATGTTTCAGTTCCTCCCGAAGGATCTCCAACCGGCCACGGTTGAACTTGTTCCATATTTTTCGGATAGCTTTGGGAACTCAAGCCGAATCGATTATGGTACCGGACACGAAACTAATTTTGCGGCATGGCTGTATTGCTTGGCGAGGTTGGGGGTGATCAGAGAAGAGGACTATCCTGCTATAGTAAGCAGAGTGTTTGTGAGGTATCTTGATTTGATGAGAAAGTTGCAATTGGTTTATTGTTTGGAACCTGCAGGGTCACATGGTGTTTGGGGGCTTGATGATTATCACTTTTTGCCCTTTATATTTGGTTCTTCACAGTTGGTTGATCATAAGTATATGAAGCCGAAATCGATTCATAATAGGGATATATTGGATAATTTCTCAAATGAGTATCTTTATCTTGCTGGTATTAGTTTTATTATGAAGGTGAAGAAGGGTCATTTTGCTGAGCATTCACCTATGTTGGATGATATTAGTGGGGTGCCTAATTGGAAGAAGGTTAATAGTGGTTTGCTTAAGATGTATAAAGCTGAAGTCTTGGAGAAGGTTCCCATTATGCAGCATTTTCTTTTTGGATCCCTTATTAAGTG